A genomic stretch from Helianthus annuus cultivar XRQ/B chromosome 1, HanXRQr2.0-SUNRISE, whole genome shotgun sequence includes:
- the LOC110876649 gene encoding non-structural maintenance of chromosomes element 1 homolog produces the protein MPPLSWRHHTLIQAVLSRGPLKENDFHSIFSDVTGKTLDSHKRLFNEYLKEINRELAYVQFELRACRNQYDGFVYYGVINTVADEQSKLGTKYSVPQIAFYKGIIEAIVQDTTARGTISNIEALNIRLENQVGSSEIPPALKNFSMSHKEKAIHEFIQDQWLCATSDGNIGLGVRSFLDLRSWFHNNEVPKCDVCNEAGIKADLCPNENCTVRIHEYCLKAKFSLTRNEKVCPGCGTQWPYVVTKAEAVEEEEDDTEVHQQPPEPLRRKTSRGSRQVQEEGLNEPSSRRLKRSRNNEDQELAGQSQSQSSTQTFRKAKLEKLTAVEVDNGGPGPSTRRATRTSTRLHR, from the exons ATGCCGCCGTTATCATGGAGACACCATACGCTCATTCAAGCTGTGCTTTCTCGCGGCCCGCTCAAGGAGAACGACTTTCACTCCATCTTCTCTGACGTCACCGGCAAAACCCTAG ATTCTCATAAACGATTATTCAACGAATATCTAAAGGAGATAAACAGGGAGCTTGCTTATGTTCAGTTTGAGTTACGCGCATGCAGAAATCAATATGATGGTTTTGTATATTATGGAGTAATCAACACTGTTGCAGATGAGCAATCAAAGCTTGGAACAAAATACTCCGTTCCACAGATTGCTTTCTACAAGGGCATT ATTGAAGCCATAGTTCAAGATACCACAGCTCGGGGAACTATTTCCAATATTGAAGCTCTGAATATTCGGCTAGAAAACCag GTTGGTTCATCTGAAATACCTCCAGCGCTCAAGAATTTCTCGATGTCTCATAAAGAGAAAGCTATACACGAATTTATTCAGGACCAATGGTTGTGTGCCACATCAGATGGTAATATTGGACTTGGTGTGAGATCGTTTCTGGATCTCCGGAGTTGGTTTCATAATAATGAAGTACCTAAATGTGATGTCTGCAATGAAGCTGGAATTAAG GCAGACTTATGCCCGAATGAAAATTGTACTGTTCGTATCCATGAGTACTGTCTAAAGGCGAAGTTCTCACTAACAAGG AACGAAAAGGTCTGCCCTGGTTGTGGTACACAATGGCCATATGTAGTGACAAAAGCAGAAGCTGttgaggaagaagaagatgatacagaggtcCATCAGCAACCTCCTGAACCCTTAAGGCGAAAGACGTCAAGGGGTTCACGACAAGTTCAAGAAGAGGGGTTAAATGAACCATCAAGTAGAAGGCTCAAAAGATCCAGAAACAATGAAGATCAGGAGTTGGCCGGTCAATCTCAGAGTCAATCGTCAACACAAACCTTTCGTAAAGCAAAACTTGAAAAATTAACAGCTGTCGAGGTTGATAATGGTGGGCCAGGCCCATCGACAAGGAGGGCAACCCGAACTTCAACCCGATTACACCGTTAA
- the LOC110876626 gene encoding GTP-binding protein BRASSINAZOLE INSENSITIVE PALE GREEN 2, chloroplastic — translation MISRKLTPSKLRTFLTLSPFTTYTYTKPISNPITNPPKIPNLLNPTKTLASQFPIFRPFSSISPLPLTRDGNYDETTSQTLQICPGCGITMQDSDTKKPGFFIKPTIKDSNYKIPIDRNPVLDETQIPDSVKKGFLIESGQDSINPNPKTVEKPVVCARCHSLRNYGRVKDQTVENLLPDFDFDHTVGRRLNSASGNRTVVVMVVDAVDFDGSFPRKVAELVSNTIDVNSRAWKEGKSGNLPRIVLVVTKIDLLPTSISPTGFEYWVRTRAREGGANKLTKVHLVSAVKNWGLKDLADDMVSLAGPRGHVWVIGAQNAGKSTLINAMGKCVGGRMSVLTEAPVPGTTLGIVRVEGVLPGQAKLFDTPGLLHPHQITTRLTRDEQKLVHITKELKPRTYRIKADHSVHIAGLMRLDIEETSVDTIYVTVWASPNLPLHMGKTEKASTMVEDHFGLQLQPPIGKQRVEELGRWVKKEFRVHGNWWDSSCVDIAAAGLGWFAIGLKGEALLGVWTYEGVDVTLRDAVIPHRSHNFEVTGFTVSKIVSKADKSLNKQRDNEKKRKVGDAEMEATTRAAL, via the exons ATGATCTCCAGAAAACTAACTCCATCAAAGCTCAGGACCTTCCTCACACTCTCCCCCTTCACCACCTATACATACACAAAACCTATATCTAACCCCATCACAAACCCCCCAAAAATCCCAAATCTTTTAAACCCTACTAAAACCCTAGCTTCCCAATTCCCAATTTTCAGACCCTTTTCTTCAATCTCACCTTTGCCCCTCACAAGAGACGGAAATTACGATGAAACCACCTCTCAAACCCTTCAAATTTGCCCTGGATGTGGCATCACAATGCAAGATTCTGATACCAAAAAACCGGGCTTTTTCATCAAACCCACCATTAAAGATTCAAATTACAAGATACCCATTGACAGAAATCCAGTTTTAGACGAAACCCAGATCCCAGATTCTGTTAAAAAAGGTTTCTTGATTGAATCCGGTCAAGATTCGATAAACCCTAACCCGAAAACTGTCGAAAAACCGGTTGTGTGTGCCAGGTGTCACAGTTTGAGAAACTATGGGAGGGTTAAAGATCAAACTGTTGAAAACTTGTTACCCGATTTCGATTTCGATCATACGGTTGGGCGGAGGTTAAATTCGGCTTCGGGTAACCGAACCGTGGTGGTTATGGTTGTCGATGCTGTTGATTTCGACGGGTCGTTTCCACGAAAAGTTGCGGAATTGGTTTCGAACACGATCGATGTCAATTCTCGAGCTTGGAAAGAGGGGAAGTCAGGGAATTTACCTAGGATTGTGTTGGTTGTTACGAAAATCGATTTACTACCGACATCCATATCGCCAACGGGTTTCGAGTACTGGGTTAGAACTCGGGCTAGAGAAGGCGGAGCTAATAAGTTAACGAAAGTTCATTTAGTGAGCGCGGTAAAGAATTGGGGATTGAAGGATCTTGCAGATGATATGGTGTCGTTGGCGGGGCCCAGGGGGCATGTTTGGGTGATTGGGGCGCAAAATGCTGGAAAGTCTACATTGATTAATGCAATGGGGAAGTGTGTTGGAGGTCGAATGAGTGTTTTGACCGAGGCTCCGGTACCTGGGACCACGTTGGGGATTGTTCGGGTCGAGGGGGTGCTTCCGGGTCAGGCTAAGTTGTTTGATACACCAGGGTTGTTGCACCCGCATCAGATTACTACGCGGTTGACTCGTGACGAACAGAAGTTGGTTCATATTACTAAAGAGTTGAAACCGAGAACTTATAGGATCAAA GCAGACCATTCGGTTCATATCGCAGGTCTCATGAGACTTGACATAGAAGAAACGTCAGTGGATACCATATACGTTACCGTGTGGGCATCTCCCAATCTCCCGCTTCATATGGGAAAAACAGAGAAAGCGTCTACAATGGTGGAAGATCATTTCGGTCTTCAATTACAG CCACCAATAGGGAAGCAAAGAGTTGAGGAACTAGGAAGATGGGTAAAAAAGGAATTTCGCGTGCATGGAAACTGGTGGGACTCGAGTTGTGTCGACATTGCAGCTGCCGGTCTGGGTTGGTTCGCCATTGGGCTAAAAGGGGAGGCTTTGCTTGGCGTCTGGACATACGAGGGTGTCGATGTCACCCTTCGCGATGCTGTGATCCCGCACCGTTCGCATAACTTTGAAGTCACAGGTTTTACTGTCTCGAAAATTGTGTCAAAAGCCGATAAATCTTTGAACAAGCAAAGAGATaatgagaagaagaggaaagttGGTGATGCAGAAATGGAAGCCACAACTAGGGCTGCACTGTGA
- the LOC110876634 gene encoding E3 ubiquitin-protein ligase SINAT2, translated as MGSNGNVYQDVIESGGDYGVKSANVEGRSCLRLCGSAGARHGMTSNSAVHELLECPVCLSIMHPPIHQCPNGHTICVVCKSKVQNSCPICRQELGNIRCLALEKVAESIELPCKYHYLGCQDIFPYHSRIRHEENCKYRGYNCPYAGTECFVTGDIPFLVAHLKAEHNVDMHDGSTFNHRYVKPNPHEIENATWMLTIFNCYGYQFCLHFEAFHLGMAPVYMAFLRFMGDENDASKFSYSLEVGANGRKLKWQGVPRSIRDSHKTVRDSLDGLIITRNIALFFSGGDRRELKLKVAGRIWREQT; from the exons ATGGGATCGAATGGTAATGTTTATCAAGATGTTATTGAATCGGGTGGCGATTATGGTGTTAAATCTGCAAATGTTGAAGGCCGAAGTTGCCTGAGATTATGTGGATCGGCTGGTGCGAGACATGGAATGACTTCAAATAGCGCGGTTCATGAGTTACTCGAGTGTCCTGTGTGTTTAAGCATAATGCACCCTCCAATTCATCAA TGTCCAAACGGCCACACCATATGCGTTGTCTGTAAATCTAAAGTGCAAAATAGCTGCCCGATATGCCGGCAAGAGCTTGGAAACATACGGTGTTTAGCGTTGGAGAAAGTTGCGGAGTCAATAGAATTACCATGCAAATACCATTATTTGGGTTGCCAAGATATTTTTCCTTATCATAGTAGAATAAGGCACGAGGAAAATTGCAAGTATCGTGGGTATAATTGTCCGTATGCAGGCACAGAATGCTTTGTCACGGGTGATATTCCGTTTCTTGTTGCACACCTTAAGGCTGAGCATAATGTTGATATGCATGATGGATCCACTTTCAACCACCGTTACGTGAAACCAAATCCTCATGAAATCGAAAATGCTACATGGATGTTGACA ATTTTCAACTGTTACGGGTACCAATTCTGTTTGcactttgaggcatttcatctaGGGATGGCACCCGTTTACATGGCGTTTTTGCGCTTTATGGGTGACGAAAACGATGCCAGCAAATTCAGTTACAGTCTCGAGGTGGGTGCAAATGGCAGAAAGCTAAAATGGCAAGGGGTCCCGCGAAGCATTCGCGACAGTCACAAAACGGTTAGAGATAGTCTAGACGGGTTGATCATAACAAGAAATATAGCATTGTTCTTTTCCGGCGGTGATCGGCGGGAGCTGAAGCTGAAAGTGGCCGGCCGGATATGGAGAGAACAAACTTAA